In the Helianthus annuus cultivar XRQ/B chromosome 11, HanXRQr2.0-SUNRISE, whole genome shotgun sequence genome, one interval contains:
- the LOC118484005 gene encoding secreted RxLR effector protein 161-like translates to MTLGTQLTKTEEGDLVDATHYRSLIGSLRYLLHTRPDLCYPVSLLSRFMQEPIEQHLKAVKQILRYIKGTKEHGIIYKRQGGYKITGYSDSSFGVNTDKGKGTTGLVFYFGESPITWYTQKQQTVALSSCESEFMAATAAACQALWLKRLLSEITGWKEEKITLRVDNVSAIALMRNPVFYGRSKHIDTRYHFIRECVENEDITVEHISGELQRADILTKALARIKFATMRELLGIQDLKQLMDVRD, encoded by the coding sequence ATGACTCTAGGAACTCAAttaacaaagactgaagaaggagaTCTAGTTGATGCAACACATTACAGAAGCCTGATAGGTTCTCTCAGGTACTTATTGCATACAAGACCAGATCTATGTTATCCAGTCAGTCTGCTTAGTAGATTCATGCAAGAACCAATAGAACAACACCTGAAAGCAGTAAAGCAAATACTACGTTacatcaaaggaactaaagagcATGGAATCATCTACAAAAGGCAAGGAGGATATAAGATCACAGGTTATAGTGATAGTAGTTTTGGAGTTAatacagacaaaggaaaaggaacaacTGGTCTGGTATTCTACTTTGGAGAATCACCTATAACCTGGTATACACAGAAGCAACAGACAGTGGCACtatcatcatgtgaatcagaGTTCATGGCAGCCACAGCAGCAGCATGTCAAGCATTATGGCTTAAAAGGTTGTTAAGTGAAATCACAGGCTGGAAGGAAGAGAAAATAACACTCAGAGTGGATAATGTTTCAGCAATAGCACTCATGAGAAATCCAGTCTTTTATGGAAGAAGCAAGCACATTGACACACGCTATCACTTCATAAGAGAATGTGTGGAAAACGAAGATATCACTGTGGAACACATAAGTGGAGAACTACAACGGGCAGATATACTAACAAAGGCACTAGCAAGGATCAAGTTTGCTACAATGAGGGAACTGCTCGGAATTCAAGACTTAAAGCAACTTATGGATGTTCgagattaa